Proteins from one Oscillatoria nigro-viridis PCC 7112 genomic window:
- a CDS encoding AEC family transporter: MVYLENPLLKLYLNTIGWVALGFFIGRLLPRSYSTYLAKFLFFFGTPLSIVAFIRSANLSGAIWMAPLIAWAAILAGGGLAGILINFGVGDERFKTLNPIAQNSPEHTSAWSLPSRGSFLLAAMVGNTGFLGIPVTLSLLGSEHFAWALFYDLLGTTVAINVLGVAIASHCGKSDRRQSWLGSLRAIFLNPALWAFGLGFVSRSWPLSAQIAEFLTTGAWTVITLSLITIGMQLSKLNSLHNLKQVLACLAIKMLLVPLVIGTGLTFLGIAGAPRLVLVLQMAMPPAFGTTLLAEAFNLDRELAVTAIGMGCLSLLFTIPLWMRLFNF, encoded by the coding sequence ATGGTTTATTTAGAAAATCCGCTGCTCAAACTTTATCTAAATACGATCGGATGGGTGGCGTTGGGATTTTTTATCGGCCGCCTGCTACCGAGAAGCTATTCTACATATTTAGCCAAGTTTCTTTTCTTTTTTGGCACGCCATTGAGCATTGTTGCTTTTATCCGCAGCGCCAATTTGTCTGGCGCTATTTGGATGGCGCCGCTGATAGCTTGGGCGGCAATTCTAGCAGGTGGAGGACTCGCTGGGATTTTGATAAATTTCGGTGTCGGCGACGAACGTTTCAAGACTCTTAATCCGATCGCCCAAAATAGCCCGGAACACACCAGCGCTTGGAGTTTGCCCAGTCGAGGCAGCTTCTTATTGGCAGCGATGGTTGGTAATACGGGTTTTTTAGGCATTCCCGTCACCTTGTCCTTATTGGGATCGGAACACTTTGCCTGGGCGTTGTTTTACGACTTGCTAGGCACTACCGTGGCCATCAATGTACTGGGAGTTGCTATTGCTTCTCACTGCGGTAAAAGCGATCGGCGTCAGAGTTGGTTGGGTTCCCTGCGGGCAATTTTTCTGAACCCGGCACTGTGGGCTTTTGGTCTAGGATTTGTCTCGCGAAGCTGGCCGCTGTCGGCACAAATCGCAGAATTTTTAACAACAGGTGCTTGGACTGTAATTACTTTATCTTTAATTACGATCGGGATGCAGTTGAGCAAGTTGAATTCCTTGCACAACCTCAAACAAGTTTTAGCTTGTCTGGCGATTAAAATGCTGTTAGTTCCTTTGGTAATTGGCACGGGATTAACGTTTTTGGGGATCGCGGGCGCGCCGCGACTTGTGCTAGTGCTGCAAATGGCGATGCCTCCTGCTTTTGGTACTACATTGCTGGCAGAAGCTTTCAATCTCGATCGCGAATTAGCCGTAACTGCGATCGGCATGGGCTGCCTTAGTTTATTATTCACTATTCCCCTATGGATGAGGCTATTTAATTTTTAA
- a CDS encoding photosystem II manganese-stabilizing polypeptide, with protein MKYRALIVALLAFCMSALVACSSAPDTTVATTELLTYDQIRGTGLANNCPSLAETSRGSIPLEAGATYKLTGLCLQPTTYFVKEEPANKRQEAEFVPGKLLTRFTSSIDQVQGTLKVGTDGTLTFTEEDGLDFQAITIQLPGGEQVPFLFTIKQLVASSEPGVVAINTSTDLRGEFNVPSYRSAGFLDPKARGVATGYDNAVALPASDNSKRVRANVKVADTRTKAGKISLQVAKVNSATGEVGGIFESTQPSDTDLGARPALDVKIRGLFYARIEPSVS; from the coding sequence ATGAAATATCGTGCTTTAATTGTTGCACTTTTAGCATTTTGCATGAGTGCGCTGGTTGCTTGTTCTTCGGCTCCTGACACGACGGTGGCGACTACCGAGTTGCTCACCTACGACCAGATTAGAGGTACTGGCTTGGCTAATAACTGCCCTAGCTTAGCAGAAACTTCTCGGGGATCGATCCCCCTCGAAGCGGGCGCCACCTATAAACTGACTGGTTTATGTTTGCAGCCCACAACTTATTTTGTGAAGGAAGAACCAGCAAACAAACGCCAAGAAGCGGAATTTGTGCCTGGTAAATTGCTGACCCGGTTCACGTCGAGCATTGACCAAGTTCAAGGTACGCTCAAGGTCGGTACTGACGGAACTCTAACTTTCACAGAAGAGGACGGCTTGGACTTTCAAGCAATTACGATTCAGTTACCGGGCGGAGAGCAAGTACCTTTCTTGTTTACCATTAAACAGCTAGTGGCAAGTTCCGAACCGGGAGTGGTTGCTATCAATACTTCCACCGATTTGCGAGGGGAGTTTAACGTTCCTTCTTACCGCAGCGCAGGCTTTTTAGACCCTAAAGCTCGCGGGGTAGCGACTGGCTACGACAATGCTGTCGCGCTTCCGGCTTCTGACAATTCCAAACGCGTGCGGGCTAATGTTAAGGTAGCTGACACCCGCACTAAGGCGGGCAAAATTTCTCTCCAAGTTGCTAAAGTCAACAGCGCCACTGGCGAAGTTGGCGGGATTTTTGAGAGCACGCAGCCTTCTGATACTGATTTGGGAGCTAGACCGGCTCTAGACGTGAAAATTCGGGGTTTGTTTTACGCTCGCATTGAGCCTTCTGTATCGTAA
- a CDS encoding trifunctional serine/threonine-protein kinase/ATP-binding protein/sensor histidine kinase yields the protein MKTQNFTLTGYQILDRIYSGTRTLVYRAFRTGDKQPVAIKVLRNEYPSFSELLQFRNQYTIAKNLNLPGIIETYSLEPYQNSYALVMEDFGGISLNEWTEKGETRPSLKEFLEVAIDLSNTLDILYRHRIIHKDIKPANILINPHTKHVKLIDFSIASLLPRETQTLMNPNVLEGTLGYLSPEQTGRMNRGIDYRTDFYSLGVTFYGLLAGQLPFQSNDAMELVHCHIAKQPPSLHEINPAIPPVLSEIVSKLMAKNAENRYQSALGLKFDLEFCLQQLEENGRIKSFTIAQRDVGDRFIIPEKLYGRETEVAELLAAFDRVAGFSQQASEQGGGCELMLVAGFSGIGKTAIVNEVHKPIARQRGYFIKGKFDQFNRNIPFSAFVQAFRDLMGQLLSASDQQLKNWQTQILQAVGDNGQVIIEVIPELERIIGPQPPALELSGTAAQNRFNLLFQNFIKVFTKPEHPLVIFLDDLQWADSASLRLMQLLVAESATGYLLVIGAYRDNEVFAAHPLMLTLDAMVKAGATVNTITLEPLSSESLNHLVADTLNCTLYWARPLTDLMAQKTQGNPFFATQFLKALHQDGLIEFDRQAGYWQCDLVRVREAALTDDVVEFMALQLQKLPPGTQNVLKLAACVGNQFDLGTLAVVSQQLETETAADLWKALQEGLILPESEIYKFYMGRERREETENSEVVNYKFLHDRVQQAAYSLIPEQERSRAHYQIGQLLIQQISPAAIEEQIFSVVNQLNYGIALIEDQTERDDLAQLNLTACRKARGATAYQAAREYAAIGLNLLSESAWQRQYEMTLNLHDIAAEVASLSGDFDQMDRWIDTAIHHTRTPLERANVYIVKIQALSSQNKFLEGIAIGLLILKELGVELPDSATAEDIQQAVQEINSSIGDRPIEELFDLPAIVDAQKLAAMQVAASIATACYLVGSSLFALVTALQVNLSIQYGNSPTSAYSYSCYGMILNNFLQDATVADRFGRLAYRLASEADAKNIRSATFTAIGVLLYHRKSHLRETLPILQAGYQAGLETGHLEFVGHNGHGFCLNSYWCGQPLAELEPQIRAYRQQLLDLNQLTTANYCSVLWEATLFLLGNPNKFEISFEQEGYDEKLVSQSLASNDFYRLCSFYLYRATLRFLLGDIARAAVDVDRARQYIAGSAGTTSEAGLYFYDSLIALATPESETELETQRQRVQENQRKLQHWAEHAPMNYLHKWQLVEAEKYRVARQRAEAIEMYDRAISGSKENEYIQEEALANELAAKFYLDWGKEKVAQAYMEEAYYCYARWGAKAKIDDLEKRYTQLLAPILQARENRFGISETRLHTINKSSVLHQTWHATLSSSSSIYEALDFATILKASQTLSSEIELEKLLAALMCVVIENAGAKKAVLLLLKDGNLAIEAVASFHQDVISISVPLSASDEFPPAVVNYVKRTWKTVVLDNAAVQNDFIADRYLMQKKPKSVLCAPMLNQGKLIGLLYLENNLTIGAFTEDRTDVIQLLCAQAAISIENARLYQQSQAYAQELERSLLDLQQAQLQIVQSEKMSALGNLVAGVAHEINNPVGFISGNIEEATTTIKDVIGHLKLYQEKLPDPGDEIEQDAEDIDLEYALEDLPKMLLSMKVGCDRIRAISTSLRTFSRADKDYKVPFNIHEGIDSTILILKHRLKANEHHPAIEVVTDYGNLPPIECFPGQLNQVFMNLLANAIDALEESNQGRSLEDLKANPHRITVRTSLSGDRHIKIQIADNGAGMTEAVKERIFDHLFTTKAVGKGTGLGLAIARQIVVETHGGTINVNSTLGGGSEFQIVLPISE from the coding sequence ATGAAAACTCAAAATTTTACATTGACAGGTTATCAAATTCTCGATCGCATTTACTCAGGAACTCGCACCCTAGTTTATCGAGCTTTCCGCACTGGCGACAAACAGCCCGTCGCCATCAAAGTCTTGCGGAACGAGTATCCCAGCTTCAGCGAACTGCTGCAATTTCGCAATCAGTACACGATCGCCAAAAACCTCAACTTGCCCGGAATCATCGAAACCTACAGTTTGGAACCCTACCAAAACAGCTATGCACTGGTAATGGAAGACTTTGGGGGAATTTCTCTGAACGAATGGACGGAAAAAGGGGAAACTCGGCCTTCTCTGAAGGAGTTTTTGGAAGTGGCGATCGACCTGAGCAATACATTAGATATACTCTACCGCCACCGGATAATTCACAAAGACATTAAACCAGCGAATATTTTAATTAATCCGCATACAAAACACGTCAAACTCATTGACTTTAGTATTGCATCCTTGCTGCCCAGGGAAACTCAAACCCTGATGAATCCTAACGTGCTCGAAGGCACACTCGGCTATTTGTCTCCCGAACAAACGGGAAGGATGAATCGGGGGATTGACTACCGAACAGACTTTTACTCTTTGGGCGTGACTTTTTACGGATTGCTGGCGGGACAGTTGCCGTTTCAATCCAACGATGCGATGGAATTGGTACACTGTCATATTGCCAAGCAACCGCCATCACTGCATGAAATCAACCCCGCAATCCCGCCCGTACTTTCGGAGATTGTCAGCAAATTAATGGCAAAGAATGCCGAAAACCGGTATCAGAGTGCGTTGGGACTGAAATTCGATTTAGAATTTTGTTTGCAGCAACTTGAAGAAAACGGTAGGATAAAGAGTTTTACGATCGCCCAGAGGGATGTTGGCGATCGCTTCATCATACCAGAGAAACTCTACGGTCGCGAAACTGAAGTTGCCGAATTACTGGCAGCATTCGATCGAGTAGCAGGTTTTTCCCAGCAGGCATCAGAACAGGGTGGAGGCTGTGAGTTAATGTTAGTCGCGGGTTTTTCTGGGATTGGGAAAACTGCAATTGTCAATGAAGTTCACAAACCAATTGCCCGCCAGCGCGGCTATTTCATCAAAGGCAAATTCGACCAATTTAACCGCAACATTCCTTTCTCAGCTTTTGTCCAAGCATTTCGAGATTTAATGGGACAATTGTTGAGCGCCAGTGACCAGCAGTTGAAAAATTGGCAAACTCAAATATTGCAAGCAGTGGGCGATAACGGACAAGTCATTATTGAAGTAATTCCCGAACTAGAAAGAATTATTGGGCCACAACCGCCCGCACTCGAATTATCAGGAACTGCGGCCCAAAATCGGTTTAATTTGCTATTTCAAAACTTTATTAAGGTGTTCACCAAACCAGAACATCCCCTGGTGATATTTTTGGATGACTTGCAGTGGGCTGATTCCGCCTCGCTGCGGTTAATGCAACTGCTGGTTGCCGAGTCAGCAACCGGCTATTTATTAGTAATTGGTGCCTACCGAGATAATGAAGTGTTTGCAGCACATCCGTTGATGCTGACACTGGATGCAATGGTAAAAGCTGGGGCCACGGTGAATACTATTACGCTGGAACCGTTGAGTTCAGAAAGTCTAAATCATTTGGTTGCTGATACGCTCAATTGTACTCTATATTGGGCAAGACCGTTGACTGATTTGATGGCACAAAAAACCCAAGGAAATCCCTTTTTTGCAACGCAGTTTCTCAAAGCACTGCATCAGGATGGTTTGATTGAGTTTGACCGGCAAGCTGGTTATTGGCAGTGCGATCTTGTGCGAGTTCGGGAGGCAGCGCTGACGGATGATGTGGTCGAGTTTATGGCGTTGCAGTTGCAAAAATTGCCGCCTGGGACTCAGAATGTGTTGAAGTTGGCTGCTTGTGTGGGGAATCAGTTTGATTTGGGGACTTTGGCAGTTGTTTCCCAGCAATTGGAAACGGAAACGGCGGCGGATTTGTGGAAGGCTTTGCAAGAGGGTTTAATCCTGCCTGAAAGTGAAATCTACAAGTTTTATATGGGGCGAGAAAGACGGGAGGAGACCGAAAATTCGGAGGTGGTGAATTACAAGTTTTTGCACGATCGCGTTCAGCAAGCTGCCTATTCTTTAATTCCCGAACAAGAGCGATCGCGCGCTCACTATCAGATCGGACAATTGCTGATCCAGCAAATTTCACCCGCAGCTATAGAAGAGCAAATTTTTTCAGTCGTCAATCAGTTGAATTATGGTATTGCGCTGATTGAAGACCAAACAGAACGCGACGATTTGGCACAACTCAACCTCACGGCTTGCCGCAAAGCCAGAGGCGCTACTGCTTATCAAGCTGCTCGCGAGTATGCTGCGATCGGGCTAAATTTGCTGTCCGAGAGCGCTTGGCAACGACAGTACGAGATGACTTTGAACTTGCACGACATAGCAGCAGAAGTGGCTTCACTCTCTGGCGATTTTGACCAGATGGATCGGTGGATTGACACTGCGATCCATCATACCAGAACTCCCCTAGAGCGAGCGAACGTTTACATCGTCAAAATTCAGGCATTATCATCCCAGAACAAGTTTTTAGAAGGAATTGCTATCGGTTTGTTGATTCTCAAAGAATTAGGAGTTGAATTGCCCGATAGCGCTACAGCAGAAGATATTCAGCAAGCAGTGCAGGAAATTAACAGCTCGATCGGCGATCGACCGATTGAAGAGTTATTCGATCTGCCAGCGATAGTGGATGCCCAAAAGCTGGCTGCGATGCAAGTGGCGGCAAGTATTGCGACAGCTTGTTATCTTGTCGGTTCGTCTTTGTTTGCGCTGGTGACTGCCTTACAGGTAAATTTATCTATCCAATACGGCAACAGTCCTACTTCAGCTTATAGCTATAGCTGCTATGGGATGATTCTCAACAACTTTCTACAAGATGCGACGGTAGCCGATCGGTTTGGCCGATTAGCTTATCGTCTTGCCAGTGAGGCGGATGCCAAAAATATTCGCTCTGCAACTTTTACTGCGATAGGAGTCTTGTTGTACCATCGCAAATCGCATTTGCGGGAGACCCTCCCCATTCTTCAGGCAGGCTATCAAGCCGGATTAGAAACAGGCCATTTAGAGTTTGTCGGGCATAATGGGCATGGATTTTGTCTAAATTCCTACTGGTGCGGTCAACCTTTGGCAGAACTCGAACCCCAAATTCGGGCATACCGCCAGCAATTACTCGACCTCAACCAACTAACGACGGCAAATTATTGTTCGGTTTTGTGGGAAGCAACGCTGTTTTTATTGGGTAATCCAAACAAGTTTGAGATTTCCTTTGAACAGGAAGGCTATGATGAGAAGCTGGTTTCTCAGTCGCTTGCCTCTAACGATTTTTACCGACTCTGCAGCTTTTATCTGTACAGGGCGACGTTGAGATTCCTGCTGGGAGACATTGCTCGGGCCGCAGTAGATGTCGATCGAGCAAGACAGTATATAGCGGGAAGTGCAGGAACTACTTCCGAAGCTGGTTTATATTTCTATGACTCACTCATCGCCCTTGCCACTCCTGAGTCCGAGACGGAGTTAGAAACGCAGCGGCAACGAGTTCAGGAAAATCAAAGGAAGTTGCAGCATTGGGCAGAACACGCCCCCATGAATTATTTGCATAAGTGGCAGTTGGTAGAAGCAGAGAAATACCGAGTTGCCAGGCAGAGGGCAGAAGCTATTGAAATGTACGATCGCGCCATTTCTGGATCGAAAGAAAACGAATACATCCAAGAAGAAGCCCTCGCTAACGAACTAGCAGCTAAATTCTACCTCGACTGGGGCAAAGAAAAAGTGGCGCAAGCTTATATGGAAGAAGCCTACTACTGTTATGCTCGCTGGGGTGCGAAAGCCAAAATTGATGACTTAGAAAAACGCTATACCCAACTTCTTGCTCCCATATTGCAGGCAAGAGAAAATCGTTTTGGAATCAGCGAAACCCGCCTCCACACAATCAATAAATCGTCAGTTTTACATCAAACCTGGCACGCAACTCTATCTAGCAGCAGCAGTATTTACGAAGCCCTCGATTTCGCGACTATTCTCAAAGCCTCCCAAACTCTATCGAGTGAAATTGAATTAGAAAAATTACTGGCTGCACTGATGTGTGTGGTGATAGAAAATGCCGGGGCAAAAAAAGCTGTTCTGCTGTTGCTTAAGGATGGGAATCTCGCCATCGAAGCTGTGGCATCCTTCCATCAAGATGTCATCTCAATATCTGTACCGCTGTCAGCCAGCGACGAGTTTCCCCCTGCTGTGGTCAACTATGTTAAGCGGACTTGGAAAACTGTCGTTTTGGATAATGCAGCAGTACAAAACGATTTTATTGCCGATCGGTATTTGATGCAGAAAAAGCCCAAAAGTGTGCTGTGCGCGCCGATGTTAAATCAGGGTAAGTTAATCGGGTTGCTCTACCTAGAAAATAACTTAACAATTGGTGCATTTACAGAAGATCGTACTGATGTCATCCAACTTTTGTGCGCCCAAGCGGCTATCTCTATAGAAAATGCTCGATTGTACCAACAATCTCAAGCTTATGCACAAGAATTAGAGCGATCGCTCCTCGATTTGCAGCAAGCACAGTTACAGATCGTGCAAAGCGAAAAAATGTCCGCCTTGGGCAATTTAGTAGCGGGAGTTGCCCACGAAATTAATAATCCTGTAGGCTTTATTAGCGGCAATATTGAGGAAGCAACTACCACGATCAAAGATGTGATTGGTCACTTAAAATTATATCAAGAAAAACTACCAGATCCCGGCGATGAAATCGAACAAGATGCTGAGGATATTGATTTAGAGTATGCCTTAGAAGATTTGCCAAAGATGCTGTTGTCGATGAAAGTGGGGTGCGATCGCATTCGCGCCATTAGCACCAGCCTCCGCACCTTCTCCAGAGCCGATAAAGACTACAAAGTTCCGTTTAATATCCATGAGGGCATTGACAGCACCATCTTAATTTTGAAACACCGGCTGAAAGCCAACGAACACCATCCCGCGATCGAAGTCGTCACAGACTACGGCAATCTCCCCCCAATCGAATGCTTTCCCGGTCAACTGAACCAAGTCTTTATGAACCTGCTTGCTAACGCGATCGATGCCCTAGAAGAATCAAACCAAGGACGCAGTTTGGAGGATCTTAAAGCAAATCCACACCGTATCACTGTTCGTACCAGTCTGTCGGGCGATCGGCATATCAAAATTCAGATTGCCGATAACGGTGCGGGCATGACAGAAGCCGTGAAAGAACGGATTTTTGACCATTTGTTCACAACGAAGGCAGTAGGAAAAGGCACGGGGTTAGGATTGGCGATCGCCCGCCAGATTGTAGTCGAAACCCACGGCGGAACAATTAATGTGAATTCTACTTTGGGGGGAGGAAGTGAATTTCAGATAGTGTTACCTATTAGCGAATAA
- a CDS encoding calcium-binding protein, whose translation MANLIGTDSNDFILGTPLSDRIRGLDGDDTPLGAGGDDTLEGDGGNDQLLGGDGADSLIGGEGNDELIGNQGRDFASGGNGDDSIRGGLGNDILEGNDGIDSVLGDAGDDLVSGNAGFDVIAGGTGNDTLTGNDGDDSVFGNADDDFLYGNSGNDSLNGGSGRDQLLGGDGNDYLTASDGDDTLYGNAGNDSLFGDAGNDQIFGGKADDTVFGGTGSDTLRGDEGDDSVLGDEGNDFLFGGKGNDGIDGGFGDDSLAGGIGDDTILGGFGNDNLFGAEGNDSLIGGEGSDTLTGGSGSDVFGLGAGPGSLVLITDYNDAEDFFGLPSNLSFAQLQVRQGNGANVRDTVITTLDGKLLAILTDTPAGLIEANDFITVTGTVTPRPTTITTTTTTTVTSTSTDPTLTPTPTPTPTPTPTPTPTPTPTPTPTPTPTPTPTPTPTPTPTPTPTPTPTPTPTPTAAPTPTPTAAPTPTPTAAPTPTPTASRIPTPPTVSVPDSPLLSISSIPPTATPRLLPMPGPTPIFPTAVPNPIPFPTPVPTPFGF comes from the coding sequence ATGGCAAACCTGATCGGCACAGACAGCAACGACTTTATTCTAGGAACTCCGCTGAGCGATCGAATTCGCGGCTTAGATGGCGATGACACGCCCCTGGGTGCGGGAGGAGATGACACCCTAGAGGGCGACGGCGGCAACGACCAGCTTCTGGGAGGTGACGGAGCAGATTCGCTGATTGGCGGTGAAGGAAATGACGAACTCATTGGCAACCAAGGCCGCGATTTTGCTTCCGGCGGGAACGGCGACGACTCGATTCGCGGCGGCTTGGGCAACGACATTCTCGAAGGCAACGACGGGATAGACAGCGTGTTGGGAGACGCCGGGGACGACTTAGTTAGCGGAAACGCAGGCTTTGATGTGATTGCCGGCGGTACTGGCAACGACACCCTCACAGGGAATGACGGCGACGATTCCGTGTTCGGCAATGCTGATGACGACTTTCTCTACGGGAATTCCGGGAACGATTCTCTCAACGGCGGCAGTGGCAGGGATCAACTGTTGGGCGGTGACGGCAACGATTATTTGACCGCCAGCGACGGCGACGACACTTTGTACGGCAATGCCGGCAACGATTCGCTCTTCGGAGACGCTGGTAATGACCAGATATTCGGCGGCAAGGCTGACGATACAGTTTTTGGCGGCACAGGTTCTGATACCCTTCGCGGCGATGAAGGCGACGACTCGGTACTGGGAGATGAAGGTAACGACTTCCTGTTTGGCGGCAAAGGTAATGATGGTATCGACGGCGGTTTTGGCGATGACTCCTTGGCCGGAGGTATCGGCGACGATACGATTTTGGGAGGTTTCGGCAATGACAATTTATTTGGGGCAGAAGGTAATGATTCTTTAATCGGAGGCGAGGGTTCGGATACTCTGACTGGCGGCAGCGGCAGCGATGTGTTTGGATTGGGAGCCGGGCCTGGCAGTTTGGTTTTAATTACTGATTACAATGACGCAGAGGATTTCTTTGGACTGCCGAGCAATTTATCTTTCGCTCAACTGCAAGTTCGGCAAGGTAACGGTGCAAATGTCAGGGATACAGTAATTACGACGCTCGACGGCAAGCTTTTAGCAATTTTGACCGACACTCCGGCGGGGCTGATCGAGGCGAATGATTTTATCACGGTGACTGGGACGGTTACTCCCAGGCCAACCACCATTACCACTACAACTACAACTACAGTTACAAGCACAAGTACAGATCCAACTCTCACTCCGACTCCGACTCCGACTCCAACTCCGACTCCAACTCCGACTCCGACTCCGACTCCGACTCCGACTCCAACTCCGACTCCGACTCCGACTCCGACTCCGACTCCGACGCCGACACCGACTCCGACTCCGACTCCGACTCCGACGCCGACACCGACTCCCACAGCAGCACCGACTCCGACTCCCACAGCAGCACCGACACCGACTCCCACAGCAGCACCGACTCCGACGCCGACTGCTTCGAGGATTCCGACTCCGCCGACAGTTAGCGTGCCTGATTCGCCCCTGCTATCAATTAGTTCGATCCCCCCGACGGCGACTCCCAGACTATTGCCAATGCCGGGCCCGACGCCGATATTCCCGACGGCGGTGCCGAACCCGATTCCTTTTCCTACACCTGTTCCTACACCTTTCGGGTTCTAG